The Quercus lobata isolate SW786 chromosome 4, ValleyOak3.0 Primary Assembly, whole genome shotgun sequence genome segment ggtTGAGGGTCATTTTTTCATGTTTTACACTTACACTCCGTTTgttttaatgtaaaatattttcaagaaaatattttccaattttactgtgtttgttttgcagtaaaatatttggtcaaaaataaaatattttcagtcaacTAAATCAACTTAagcaaatttttgtaaaatattttacacttaaaattttggtaaaatattatacatttgCTCACACCCTCATGCCCCAATACTTATCACCATCTTCACTCCTACTCACTTTACGCTTAAACTCTTCCAAATCAAATTTCTTTCCAAAATCCTAGCCACTTCCGATCCCCTTTCCCACCAATCTTTGACTCCAAGTCTGAGGCACCACCGGTCAACTCTAGCTTCCGTCAGCGCCCCCATCGTCAGATCTATCTCCCTTCTCTCATACCCATCTAGCACAGAAAAAGAAAGCCATATGGAGGCTTCTTGGTGGGGAGCTGTGATGCTGGTGGTGGTCAAGGAAGCTTTCTGGCATGATCTGGATAGCTGCGATCAAAGGAAGGTGCTAAGGTGCTACGGTTGTGATTTACCATCAACGTCTGGAAGGTGCAATAGTGGCGAGCAAAGATAAAATGAAACTGTGATCTGAAATTGGTTTTTATttcgtggttttttttttttttttttgggtggttatGGAGTTGTTTGATCGGATTTGTGGTTTAATGCTCGTTGTGGATTGGTGGTGGTTTATGCTTAGATTTGTGGTTTAATGGTCAGATTTTTAGGTGGTGGctgtttttttcctctcttccaGATCTGGTTTTTGGGGTGTTTGGGGGTGGTTTAATGGTTTGTGCTCAATTTGGGATGGCTATTGGTGGTTTTTGCTCATTTGGGGTGGCTGATGGTGGTTTGcattttcatgtgttttttcgttccaaacacttgaaaatattttacggtaaaatattttacatcgaaacaaacagagcgttagACACGTGTCTTGATAATATTAGACATCTTTTAGTTTGGTCTTTTTCTAAGAAGGATGTCAAGCCTGACGCTTTCACGGAATGGGCTTTAGGGTCTTATTTTGTCGCTTCTAGTCTGTGCACAAATATTAAGTTTTGTCCAAGGAGTGCAGCTACAAAATGAGCTtattctccttttatactatcACTGAAGGGTTCTCCACTTTCTACAgaagaaacattttttttgctGTGCAACGAGATTTACTCAATATAATGGGTTGTTATCCACTTTTTGCAGATTAATCATTGTTAGGGGCATTTTTCGTCGCCCACATGATGTTAGGGGAGTCAAGACTGAGACTCGACTTTAAGCTTGGAACATGGTCCAAAGGCTATCAGTGAAGTGTGAAAGAACCATTTTGCTCAAGGTCTAGGTTGCATCcaacaaagattaaaataaGGCCCCAAAAATATCTCCTGCAAAGATAAGCTAGCACAAATGATAGCCTACTACAACAAGTGCTTAAATAATAGTTTAGCAGTAAGCAAGAGAAATATCCAACGGTAGATATTTGGAAAACCAATAAATGTATTTGCATAGTAAAAATCATGCATTTCCTCCATAGTTGGTTAATATAAAAGTGGGCCCATTATAACAAGTACACAAGAGGAAAAACGGTCCAATAGTGAATATGATAGACCTCCTGCAATAGACGTCTGACAGGTTAATAAGCACGTTTACATGGTAAAAATCATAtgttttccttattattattacttcAACATAAGGGAAAACTTCCATAGTATCCAAAACATTATAATATTCatcataataacaataaataaggaTTAAAGGCTtcataattacaagtaaaaaagggaaaatatgATGAAATGAAGGGGGAGAGCGAGTGTCCATCTAGTGCAGCAAATGTTTAAATAAGATCTCCATGTGCCATATCATGCCCATAATgatgaatatatatgtatggtaAGTGATGGAAATGACTTTATGGAAAGTATGAGTGAATATATGGAAATATGAAAGAGAGATGAAGTGATGTTTAGCCATTTTCAGGTATGGTGTAAAGAGGGACTGTTTATGACTATTTTAAGGTGCTGGGATTTTCTGAGAAGATGGAATGTGATGTTTATGGGTAAGTATATATGAGCATTTATAGACTAAAGGCTAGTTTCTAAACTAAGGAACTAACTTATGGGCTGAAAAATAGTATGATGGGTGAGGAATTTTATGATAAGATTGTTGTCCTCCACGAGTTGATGGTAGTTTCCTTTTATAATAAAGCTTAAGGGATTGATTATCAAAATATAGAAAGGACTAGGTCTGACAGTAGCAAAATCTTAGAATATCTTTTCTGAGATTTGACCCAAAATGGTGAGACTTGCTTTTTGGGTGTTTTGCTTATTTGGGTAATGGAGCTGGAGGCTGAGATGCTCCTAATCTAGGCATTAAATGTTGGGATTTGGAGATAATTTTGTCCAATAGGATTAGCACAAGTATGAGGACTAGAGATCTTGCATGCTACCACTAGGATCAAAGCTCAAAAAGGTTGGTTGACACTCCAAGCCAAGTGTCAACCATTGATGCCTCTGCTAGAAGCTTCTGCTGGATACCCCATTATGCCCTTCAAACCACTTTTCCCTAAATTTCCTCTATATgattcatgggcttggttcatgaaccaattacatacatttttagtaataaaataaactagttGGTTAAGGATTTCATGAGCTTGGAGGTCTTGATTATGGCTTCCTTGAGTTGTGACCAAAACTTGGGGAAAAAGGGTATTTATTACCCATCTAAGGTGTCAATCTGTGGTACTGTTCACGTTAGAGTTAGCAGTGGGATAGGTGGCCAACTCCTAATTTGGTTTAAGAACCTGGTTGCTTCTTGAGATGACCTCCAGCGAAAGGTAGAACTAAATGGAGTTCTCTAGCAGGGTCAATTTGCATGCATGGGCTGTTTTGGCAGAGGTTTAATGTTGGGCTTGGCCATGAGGGATGAGTATTTTGGTGGGCCTCTAACTTGGTGGTTCTCTCCACTTGGACCTATCCTTTTGCTTTCTCATTGTGAGCCTTACAAAATGGACAAAGTTACCATATATTGCCATTGATTTTTATTCCACATGGGCTTTAGTTTttagtagaaataaaatgaatccatgagctttaataaatatttatgataggttttgggtattaattttcatgggctttaaataataatttttatagtttctcataatttttgcaaatgatattttctttggagcttttaaataatgacctccaaaatttcttgagaataatatttaccatAGGTTTTAAATAGAGGCAATATCCATGGATCCACTATAGTGGAATAATATGATATTCTCATGGGTTTTtctatagataatcataatAAGGTGAAAAATTATCatgagttttggaaataaatattaaGAATGTATAAGATAAATAGTGACCATGGGTTCTTATATAAATTCCATGGGTTTATAAtatggttgaaataaataaatgtcataggTCTAAACtaaataatcataactttccataGGCTTTTATATTAGTAACACAAATTCCTAATTCTCCATGGGCTTGATATAtgtttgccatgggttttggaaaaatgaatagtgttacGTAACATAAATAGTTACCATGGGTTTTATAAGAAGGATTTCATAGGTTTGTAATATTGTAGTAACAGGTTTAAGAACTTAAAACGTTGTTAATCATTGGACTTTAAGTGAAATACTTATGATATGgtattttgccaagtattaataactttgaacttttttacaaaatagtGTCAAGTAGCTAGCTTAGGCTTTTAATAttaccaatgagaattgggcttttgatatatTGCCAATGAGGattggaattttgaaatattgCCAAGCATTAGTAGcattgggttttaaaaaaaaaattgggatgtGTGCATTGGGCTCATAGGGTCGGTTTTGCGcttaactaaataataatagtaaaatttgataagatatgagttttttggactttttgtgataatttatatcatgacccaatttagataataagatatgaaatatttgtggttaacataataataagacaaaaaatattttgtgaaagcCCAATAACTTCTTAgtggtgtttgaaaataaataggtgatacttaaataaaattaggtgtaaaaaaatgTACCCTAACAATCATTACTCTTCTTCCTCTACTATtataattttgcacaaaaaaatatattaaaaccCAAAGAAAGTATTCACTAAGCAAATGTTAGTTTACAACATGTTAGCATACAtgcatattctcaaatataatatatttacacacacacacacagatataaCAATACATTCTGCAAAATGAATCGGGCTAAAAAGATTTCAACTCCAACTCACATAGTCTTATTGCCTAGAGTTGGCACAAAACTGTGACATTTGGAATGTGAGTTAGATTGGCTATATTAAGATGAATATTGAAAAACTTAAGAGAGATGCGTCTTATGGGAGAGAGAGTTTTCCTAGTGATGTATGTCAATACTACTATTCTATGGTAATTTCTCAATCTAGGTGTATTTTGCGGAAGGGTGCAAGTACACTAATGTGTACAAATTCTCAACCTTTTTTCTACTAATTTTCTCCTATTTATTATATTCTCTCCTtacattttctcattcatttcctccttttttgttttctctttttccctcTTCCCTTTGTGTTACCTCTCCCTTTGGGCAAGTGATATGTACTCctttttataattgaaattgaGCAGGTCTTTTACCCCTTTTTGCTTTTCCTTTGATTTCTCGAGCCCATGTTTGTCTAActatttttcctctctttttagGTTACAACCACAAAagagttctttggtttttggtgggtttttggttacaatttggtttttatttaatgtAAATTGTGGAAGACCATTAATGCTATTTGGCTTGGTGTGAACTGAACCTAAAACATGCACCTAGTGATAATCCACaactttttcctcttttggtATGAGTGCTTTTCCCAGCAAAAGCAATCTCTAAAGAGTTGCGACAGATTACCATAACTAGGATCTTCATCCCCCCTACCAAACCACACCTccctgaatttcggcaatgacaAGTTAAACCTCCTCTGTATGTCTAAGATACAGATTGGGTGAACGCATTCGCCTACCTGGCTCTGCCTTGGATCTTATTTTGCAACTTGAAACCTGGGAATTTCCCTATTCTGTAGTGTTTTACCTGTTGGATATTTTGCAGCATTTAATATCTGAGAATTTTCTCATTTTGCAACATCTTTTTCCTCCTTTATGCTTTCTCTTTGAAATACCTAGCTTCCCTTACTTTATATGTTGGTTTCTCTTCTGTAGTTGGGACTTGGGAAGTCTCCCTTATTAGGTCTCTCACTTTTCCAATTGGCTTTGCTTTTCTCTACTTTATCATGTagtttttctccttctctttgttCTACTATGCTTTCTCTTCTCATTGAAATGCCCAACAAGGGTTCTAGGTTTCTCTAGCTTCTTCTAACTTCTTTATACAAATGGGTTAGGCCATTTTGGGCTTACTTTATAACATTCCCTTGATGTAAGGGTTTTGGGTTACTTATGGGCCCACTTATTCTCATATCCAGGTATTCTACAACAATACCTTTGTTTTCTTAGGTAACTCTTAGCCAATTTAGTTTGTACATGGATTTGAGTTATAATTCTTGTTTCTTTCAATTCTCCAAGATTTGGCTTGTTGGATTTTGGGCCTTATTTATTGATCCAAAGTGTGAAAATTTGGGTATCAACAATAGCTATATCAATGGGAAAGGGAAGATTGGATCCTAGGTTAGAATAGACAATTCAAACTACAATATTTTTGAACTTCTTTTtgctaacaaaaaataaaagaaagaaaattgaagtCATGTATATTACTATAAGCttgtctttttttgtttttttgataaaaagttAGAAATACTATACGCTGGCATGAGTTTCTGAGGTTcaggtgtttggtacatgttttcaaacaataattttcagtttttaagtaacattatatgtattttcacacacttttttatccacacatatttccacatatattttcaaacaacaattttcagtttttaaatgtATGTACCAAACGGCAAAATCTTAGGTAGTCCCGGAGTATAGTGAAATGgtgctccctcctctcacattcatggtagaccccaccataaatttaatgagcGGACCTCACCATAAATATGAGAGAAAGGAACACCATTCTCCGTGCTCTGAGAATACCAAACACCCTTTCAGCTTTCATTAttggagcttttttttttttttttttagaatcatcaTTACTGGAGTCACATGTTCAATTTCGATCCCTTTCAATGATAGGGTCATTCATGTATGCTCACTCGTCTCTTTCCCAGATATTCCTATTTTAATACTGTATAAAATAAGCAACtagtattataataatatattttgtaattatttaaaaaaagaatagacGGTGGTGAAGTGAAGTGATGTGTCATGTGAGGATTGCAATttggaataaaaatatatatgatctCCACCTCCACCAATTAATTAACAATGCCAAAATCTTCTTTGGCCCTTTGTGACTTTGTTCTCTCACAAAATCATACTCAtgccattaaaaaattaaacccgAAAGACCGAAAGTACCCCCGACACCGATAGAACCAACGGTGCGCGTATCTGAAGCAAAAGTTGTCAATCAGGTCCGTTGCGTAATATGAAGGGAAATCTCCAATGTGTAACTCAAACGATTCCCAAGGACGcatctctctcacttttttatttttcaatttttttttttaaatttgaaaatttattttataataaaactatAGAATTTCTTTCCCtctgataattttttaaagatagtttttagatacaaaatatttgataagaaactTGACATTTATTGATATAGTAAATTTTTAGTGATAgtttaaaaagtaatattaataataagtttagatgaaaatagtattactattttttgtAACACTATTTCACTTTATTTATGATAATCTCAAAAccttcataaataaataatgttataAATTGAACCTAAAATTTTTATGTCCAGTCTAGGCCAGCATAACATAAAGCCAGCTATCTTAAGAGtagctttaattttttgtatttttttttttagtttatttgtataatgttttaaaatatatataagattaggttcatgaaaaaaatctgagacaaaaacaaaatgtccaattaagatgttttttttttttttttcaagtatgtTATGAGTATCCAGCAGGATACATTAAATTTACGGTAGAGAACAAGATAGTCTAATAAAAGATGTGACATCaacattatatttatatatataaaaataataataataataatatcttacTGTAtaattattactaaaaaaaaaagaaaatatctaaaaaatagttaaaaataggAGAGCACACTCCACCACCGCTTATAGACATATAGTCCACACACGTACAGTGATAGTATCTAGCAGCTTCACAGCCACACTCTCCTCtcactactctctctctctctctctctgtctctctctcacaaaatcaaacaaaaatggcGTCAATGGCATCGATTGGAGCGGTGAGActcccatcatcatcatcaaacgGATCCAACTCTTCAAAAGACACCCGGAAATGGAAATCGGGTCACACCGACAGCCCAAGAAGCCTCTCATTCTCAGCTTCCAATCTCTGTAACGGCGACACCAACCTCGCCGCATTTGGAATCCATAACCGCCGCAGCAGCAGCAGCCAAACATCAACCAACTACAGAAGATGCCCCAGAATCGTGTCTCCAAAAGCCGTTTCCGATTCCAAAAACTCCCAGACTTGTCTAGACCCCGATGCCAGCCGAGTAAGCCattcttaaacttttttttttttgtcgacaagacatcaattgatttttggtgtaaacgGGTTAAAACCCATATCTCATATTCGATCACAAGTGACTCTATCAATTGTGAGATCCCGTCAGcgcaactggtaaagtcttcgAATACGAGATTTGGGGTTTTGTGAAACTATTGacatattattataaaaatgttgtgtcagAGTGTGCTGGGGATAATCTTAGGAGGTGGAGCAGGGACGAGGTTGTACCCATTGACGAAGAAGAGAGCGAAGCCAGCTGTGCCATTGGGAGCGAATTACAGGCTGATAGATATTCCAGTGAGCAATTGTCTCAACAGTAATGTGTCGAAGATCTATGTGCTTACTCAGTTCAATTCAGCCTCTCTCAACCGACATCTCTCACGTGCGTATGCCAGCAACATGGGTGGTTACAAAACCGAAGGATTTGTCGAAGTCCTCGCTGCCCAACAGAGTCCTGAGAATCCCAATTGGTTCCaggtacccttttttttttcaacaatcaTTGCTCTTTTACTATATTTGATTTTCAATTATGAATGAATCAATTTTGTTGTTAAGGACTGTGATAAAGTcaatttaatacatatttataaaaaaatttaagcaaaaaaagtgtatttaataattaattgtaCTTCATCAATCATCATAATGGTGTTTAATTTAcgttttttaaaagaaaaagaagaagtcaaaAGTGGGTATTATAGTGGCTCATAATTGAATACTTAATGTACTTTTACGTGTTAACAAGAGCCCTAATTATTATAGATAcgcaaaaatattattttgaaatgtaTAGTATTTGTACCTAAATGTTAATTGGACCTATTTTCATccatgaaaatttgaaatgttacTAATTTCCTCATTCGGTCCacacatttttaattttatttattaagggGTGAACGTAGAACCTATACTTGTCTCTGCGTTTCATATTGTTGGTCCTCTATACCATTATGGGATGTCCCAAAGTATAGTCCTCTTTGAAAAGTTAATGAACACAATATTGTTAACTTCCTACCGTTACcctttatttaaaaagttaaatctTCCTCATTTACTAGagtttaaattgaatgttgtACCATTTCATACATTAAATCACATTCTCTTAAAAAGTTGGGTTTTCTAATTAGAACTAACAATTTGGGATAGAGAGAGTATATTTtaggataaaaaattatattgtttaggttgtatttttgtttctgaAATATCATCaatgttccatttttttttaccttgagcTTAAAGAAAGGGACGGAAGGAAAAAATGAAGagcattttaaattttctggGACAATTAGAACTTTTTGAACTTTGAGGAAATAGAACTCATACGGTACTTGTATTTTAGAGACagaatattttggtcttagagttatttttgataattgaatTGTTGCAAGTGGGGGAGGGGGATTTAAACCTTGATTCTCCTCGTAAAGAAGATCATGCAATGCCGCTGAGTGGCAAGGCTTGTGGATTTAGCCTTATAGATATTCATAAATGCGCAAATTTTTCATTTAGATTTGGACCAATATTAGTTTACATGTTATCAAAATGACACTATTGGTTTTCGTGATATTTACAGGGTACCGCTGATGCGGTAAGGCAGTACTTGTGGCTCTTTGAGGAGCACAATGTGCTGGAATTCCTGGTTCTTGCTGGGGACCATTTGTACCGAATGGATTATGAGAAATTTATTCAAGCACACAGGGAAACTGATGCTGATATCACAGTGGCTGCTCTGCCCATGGATGAAAAGCGTGCCACTGCATTTGGTCTGATGAAGATTGATGAAGAAGGCCGCATTGTTGAATTTGCTGAGAAACCCAAAGGAGAGCAACTCAAAGCTATGAAGGTACCAGCTTCTTTCTCTGTTACTAAATGCTCTTCCTGGCCTTCCAAGAACTTAGATTGTGAATTACTACAAGCttttttgaacttattgttaAAATGTTGATTCA includes the following:
- the LOC115986664 gene encoding glucose-1-phosphate adenylyltransferase small subunit, chloroplastic/amyloplastic, with the translated sequence MASMASIGAVRLPSSSSNGSNSSKDTRKWKSGHTDSPRSLSFSASNLCNGDTNLAAFGIHNRRSSSSQTSTNYRRCPRIVSPKAVSDSKNSQTCLDPDASRSVLGIILGGGAGTRLYPLTKKRAKPAVPLGANYRLIDIPVSNCLNSNVSKIYVLTQFNSASLNRHLSRAYASNMGGYKTEGFVEVLAAQQSPENPNWFQGTADAVRQYLWLFEEHNVLEFLVLAGDHLYRMDYEKFIQAHRETDADITVAALPMDEKRATAFGLMKIDEEGRIVEFAEKPKGEQLKAMKVDTTILGLDDERAKEMPYIASMGIYVVSKDVMLDLLREKFPGANDFGSEVIPGATSIGMRVQAYLYDGYWEDIGTIEAFYNANLGITKKPVPDFSFYDRSSPIYTQPRYLPPSKMLDADVTDSVIGEGCVIKNCKIHHSVVGLRSCISEGAIIEDTLLMGADYYETAADRRFLAAKGSVPIGIGKNSHIKRAIIDKNARIGDNVKIINGDNVQEAARETDGYFIKSGIVTVIKDALIPCGTVI